A genomic region of Nostoc sp. UHCC 0702 contains the following coding sequences:
- a CDS encoding AAA family ATPase, whose protein sequence is MLKQLILENWKSFRYAELPLDPLTVLIGTNASGKSNVVEALEFLQRIARGESIQSALAGDKTLSSIRGGVEWAALKPETEFTLKVLVSEDEKTDYLYVIKIQTIPEVRVIEEYIEPQTVSENLSDNYWKRIDTKSRHFPTRSGLKENNSIFSNFKLVEAWRTDKNNKKIHLSVEEIEKENNAKLLKIQKIKDYVIATIENIFVFNPVPSEMRVYSYLSDSLENDASNIAGVIAALPDEQKAIVESTLSEYIKDLPEGDIQKVWSEKVGRLGIDAMLYCQEKWKAGENTNPIDARTMSDGTLRFLAIITALLIRPEGSQIVIEEIDNGLHPSRANLLVKILHEIGSKRKIDILLTTHNPALLNALGPEIVSFVVVAHRDSETGESKLTLLEDIDNFPKLFASYSLGDMATKGAIERSLSRSE, encoded by the coding sequence ATGCTGAAGCAACTCATCCTTGAAAATTGGAAAAGTTTCCGTTATGCAGAACTTCCGCTTGACCCGTTAACTGTTTTAATTGGGACTAATGCGAGTGGTAAGTCAAATGTAGTTGAAGCTTTGGAATTTTTACAAAGAATCGCACGAGGTGAAAGTATTCAATCAGCTTTAGCAGGTGATAAAACGCTATCATCTATTCGTGGTGGTGTGGAATGGGCTGCACTTAAGCCTGAAACAGAGTTTACATTAAAGGTGTTGGTTAGTGAGGATGAAAAAACTGATTATTTGTATGTGATAAAAATTCAAACAATACCTGAAGTTAGAGTTATAGAAGAATATATTGAACCTCAAACAGTAAGTGAAAATCTTTCAGATAATTATTGGAAGAGAATTGATACTAAAAGTAGGCATTTTCCTACAAGAAGTGGCTTAAAAGAAAATAATTCTATTTTTTCTAATTTTAAATTAGTTGAAGCTTGGCGAACTGATAAAAATAATAAAAAAATACATCTTTCAGTTGAAGAAATAGAAAAAGAAAATAATGCAAAATTACTTAAAATACAAAAAATTAAAGATTATGTAATTGCTACTATAGAAAATATATTTGTTTTTAATCCTGTTCCTTCAGAAATGCGCGTTTATTCCTATCTTTCGGATAGCTTAGAAAATGATGCATCTAATATCGCAGGCGTAATTGCAGCATTACCTGATGAACAAAAAGCAATAGTAGAATCAACTTTATCTGAATATATCAAAGATTTACCAGAAGGAGATATTCAAAAAGTATGGTCAGAAAAAGTTGGTAGATTAGGAATTGATGCAATGCTTTATTGCCAAGAAAAATGGAAAGCTGGTGAAAATACAAACCCCATTGATGCTAGAACTATGTCAGATGGGACTTTACGTTTTTTAGCAATTATCACAGCATTACTCATCCGACCAGAAGGTAGTCAAATTGTAATTGAAGAAATAGATAACGGGCTTCATCCCTCGCGTGCAAATTTGCTGGTGAAAATACTACACGAAATTGGCAGTAAAAGAAAAATTGATATTTTACTTACTACACATAATCCAGCTTTACTTAATGCTTTAGGCCCTGAAATAGTATCATTTGTGGTTGTCGCACACCGCGATTCTGAAACTGGAGAAAGCAAGCTTACCCTTTTAGAAGATATTGATAATTTTCCTAAGTTGTTTGCATCATATTCTTTAGGTGATATGGCGACTAAGGGCGCAATTGAAAGAAGCCTTTCTCGTAGTGAATAA
- a CDS encoding undecaprenyl/decaprenyl-phosphate alpha-N-acetylglucosaminyl 1-phosphate transferase, which translates to MNLYNSLRALGIADPSGTGWLAVVFTFLLACLVTWRLIPTVRNFALRVGWADQPNARRLNPEPLPNAGGLAIYAGVIAALVLASLLRPIELQSVLAQVLTILLGGSILVLVGFIDDQFGLPPSVRLWAQIVTALLLFANGINIAVNFGTPIDSFLSMILTVLWVVGITNAINLMDGMDGLAGGVSFITAMSLLGVAAQFPNKAAATLVLAALGGAALGFLRHNFHPSRIIMGDAGAYFFGYVLAATSILGNLQITTVFSLVPTVLFLLLPVLDTTQVFVRRLLAGKNPLSTPGKDHLHHRLLAWGFSQRHAAFTLWAITLICNLLAMRVRGMPLVVTFATACGIIILLGLTIWQRIRQQA; encoded by the coding sequence ATGAATCTATACAACTCCCTTAGGGCCCTTGGTATTGCTGACCCTAGCGGCACCGGCTGGTTGGCAGTGGTATTTACGTTTCTTTTGGCTTGCCTAGTAACGTGGCGTTTGATTCCCACAGTCCGCAATTTTGCCCTGCGGGTAGGTTGGGCTGACCAACCAAACGCACGACGACTGAACCCTGAACCTTTGCCGAATGCAGGAGGTTTGGCTATTTATGCGGGAGTAATTGCTGCATTGGTACTAGCTAGCCTTTTACGACCGATTGAATTACAAAGTGTATTGGCTCAAGTGCTGACTATTTTACTAGGAGGTTCAATCCTAGTGCTTGTTGGCTTTATTGACGACCAGTTTGGCTTACCCCCCTCTGTTCGCTTGTGGGCACAAATTGTCACAGCATTATTACTTTTTGCTAATGGCATCAATATTGCCGTTAATTTCGGCACACCCATCGACTCATTTTTGTCGATGATACTGACAGTACTGTGGGTAGTAGGTATTACCAACGCCATCAATTTGATGGATGGGATGGATGGATTAGCAGGAGGAGTCAGTTTTATCACTGCCATGAGTTTGTTGGGGGTGGCAGCACAATTTCCCAACAAAGCAGCAGCTACATTAGTTCTGGCAGCTTTAGGAGGCGCTGCGTTGGGCTTTTTGCGGCACAACTTCCACCCTTCACGCATTATCATGGGTGATGCTGGAGCATACTTTTTTGGTTATGTGCTAGCTGCAACTAGTATTTTAGGTAACTTACAAATAACTACGGTGTTCTCCTTGGTACCGACAGTTTTATTTTTGCTATTGCCAGTTTTAGACACTACCCAAGTGTTTGTCAGACGGCTACTGGCAGGAAAGAACCCCCTAAGTACCCCAGGCAAAGATCACCTACATCATCGGTTGCTGGCTTGGGGATTCTCTCAACGCCATGCTGCATTCACCCTTTGGGCGATTACGTTAATTTGCAACTTGCTAGCCATGAGAGTACGAGGTATGCCCTTAGTAGTGACCTTTGCTACCGCCTGTGGCATCATCATCCTTTTAGGGTTGACCATTTGGCAAAGAATCCGCCAGCAGGCCTAA
- the fabG gene encoding 3-oxoacyl-[acyl-carrier-protein] reductase → MTASSENSQLLQDKVAIVTGASRGIGRAIALQLATQGANVVVNYASSATAAENVVAEITAAGGQALALQADVSQADQVDTLLNTVLEKFKRVDILVNNAGITRDNLLLRMKPEDWQAVIDLNLTGVFLCTRAISKIMLKQRSGRIINITSVAGQMGNPGQANYSAAKAGVIGFTKSVAKELASRGITVNAVAPGFITTDMTSNLSNTEDIIKYIPLGRYGQPEEVAGVVRFLAADPAAAYITGQVFNVDGGMVMA, encoded by the coding sequence ATGACAGCCTCAAGTGAAAATTCGCAATTATTGCAAGATAAAGTCGCCATTGTTACAGGCGCTTCCCGAGGAATTGGCAGAGCGATCGCACTACAATTAGCTACACAAGGAGCCAATGTAGTAGTCAATTATGCTAGTTCTGCTACTGCTGCTGAAAACGTAGTCGCAGAAATTACAGCAGCCGGAGGTCAAGCATTAGCCCTACAAGCAGACGTTTCCCAAGCAGATCAAGTAGACACACTGCTTAACACCGTCTTAGAAAAGTTCAAGCGCGTTGATATTTTGGTCAACAATGCAGGTATAACCCGCGACAATCTACTTTTACGCATGAAGCCGGAAGATTGGCAAGCCGTAATCGACCTCAATCTAACTGGTGTATTCTTATGTACACGTGCAATCAGTAAAATCATGCTGAAGCAACGTTCAGGGCGAATTATTAACATTACCTCCGTCGCCGGACAAATGGGCAACCCTGGTCAAGCAAACTACAGTGCAGCCAAAGCAGGTGTCATCGGCTTTACGAAAAGCGTCGCCAAAGAACTGGCTTCTCGTGGCATCACTGTTAACGCCGTCGCCCCTGGTTTCATCACCACCGATATGACCAGTAATCTCAGTAATACCGAGGATATTATCAAATACATTCCCCTTGGTCGCTATGGTCAACCAGAAGAAGTTGCCGGTGTCGTGCGCTTCCTAGCCGCCGATCCCGCCGCCGCCTACATCACTGGACAAGTCTTTAACGTTGATGGCGGTATGGTTATGGCGTAA
- the corA gene encoding magnesium/cobalt transporter CorA — MARKISRIPKVVTKLYKKDFYHHQPGTLPGTIIIDENAEQPIIFLIDYNQTNFIRKQIATPEECTPYLDTESVTWVDVQGLGNQDILQRLGQVFDLHPLVLEDMVNVPERPKIEDYEDQLLIIARMVVPKEKICGFYSEQVSLILSKHYLLTVQEEPEHDCFEGVRVRIDRNKGIIRKQGTDYLAYALLDAIIDGFFPVLELYGERIEDLEEEVIVKPTRQTLQNIYQIRRELLQLRRAIWPQRDAINALIRDGSELISDEVRIYLRDCYDHTVQVMDMVETYRELASGLMDVYLSAVSNKMNEIMKLLTVVSSIFIPLTFVAGIYGMNFNTDKSPYNMPELNWYWGYPICLAGMAAITFALLFFFWRRGWLTNSSTIKRD; from the coding sequence ATGGCAAGAAAAATTAGCCGCATTCCTAAAGTGGTAACTAAGCTATATAAAAAAGACTTCTATCATCATCAACCGGGCACTCTACCAGGGACTATCATAATTGATGAAAATGCTGAACAGCCAATTATTTTTTTGATTGACTATAACCAAACTAACTTCATCCGCAAACAAATAGCAACTCCAGAAGAATGTACTCCTTATCTGGATACTGAATCTGTTACTTGGGTAGATGTACAAGGGTTAGGTAATCAAGACATATTACAAAGATTGGGACAGGTTTTTGATTTACATCCTCTGGTTTTAGAAGATATGGTTAATGTCCCAGAACGTCCCAAAATAGAGGATTATGAAGACCAATTACTGATCATTGCCCGCATGGTAGTACCAAAGGAAAAAATTTGCGGTTTTTACAGTGAGCAAGTTAGTTTAATCTTGAGTAAACATTACTTGCTGACAGTGCAAGAAGAACCAGAACATGATTGCTTTGAAGGTGTGAGGGTGCGAATTGATAGAAACAAAGGCATCATCCGTAAACAGGGTACTGATTATTTAGCTTATGCATTGTTAGATGCAATTATTGATGGTTTTTTTCCTGTATTGGAGCTTTACGGGGAGCGAATTGAAGATTTAGAAGAAGAAGTAATAGTTAAGCCTACTCGGCAAACATTACAAAATATTTATCAAATTCGGCGAGAATTACTGCAATTGCGTCGCGCTATCTGGCCTCAACGGGATGCAATTAATGCTTTGATCCGAGATGGCAGTGAACTTATCAGTGACGAGGTACGAATTTACCTGCGAGATTGTTACGACCATACTGTGCAAGTAATGGATATGGTGGAAACCTACCGGGAACTGGCATCTGGATTGATGGATGTCTATTTGTCGGCAGTGAGTAACAAAATGAATGAAATCATGAAGCTGCTAACTGTGGTTTCTTCAATTTTTATTCCGCTAACTTTTGTTGCGGGAATATATGGTATGAATTTCAATACCGACAAATCGCCGTACAATATGCCTGAACTGAATTGGTATTGGGGCTACCCGATTTGCTTAGCGGGAATGGCAGCGATCACATTTGCATTGTTATTCTTTTTCTGGCGACGAGGCTGGCTCACAAATTCTTCTACAATTAAGCGTGATTAA
- the groL gene encoding chaperonin GroEL (60 kDa chaperone family; promotes refolding of misfolded polypeptides especially under stressful conditions; forms two stacked rings of heptamers to form a barrel-shaped 14mer; ends can be capped by GroES; misfolded proteins enter the barrel where they are refolded when GroES binds) — protein sequence MAKIISFDEESRRALERGVNALADAVKITLGPKGRNVLLEKKYGAPQIVNDGITVAKEIELEDPLENTGARLIQEVASKTKDVAGDGTTTATVLAQALIREGLKNVAAGTNPVSLKRGIDKTIEALVREIANAAKPVEGSAIAQVATVSAGNDEEVGNMLAEAMEKVTKDGVITVEESKSLTTELEVVEGMQIDRGYISPYFITNNERQIVEFENARILITDKKISSIQDLVPVLEKVARLGQPLLIIAEDVEGDALATLVVNKARGVLAVAAIKAPGFGDRRKALLQDIAILTDGQLISEEIGLSLDTASLEALGTARKIAIDKENTTIVAGTSTKPEVQQRIGQIRRQLEETDSDYDKEKLQERIAKLAGGVAVIKVGAATETELKDRKLRIEDALNATKAAVEEGIVPGGGTTLIYLITKVDAIKNSFADEEEKIGADIVKRALEAPLRQIADNAGAEGSVIVSKVKESDFNIGYNAATGEFEDLIAAGIIDPAKVVRSALQNAASIAGLVLTTEAIVVEKPEKKAPAAAPDMGGMGGMGGMGGMGGMGGMF from the coding sequence ATGGCAAAAATCATTTCCTTTGATGAAGAATCGCGGCGGGCGCTAGAACGGGGTGTTAATGCCCTTGCCGATGCTGTAAAAATCACCTTAGGCCCAAAAGGGCGTAACGTCCTTTTAGAAAAAAAATATGGTGCCCCCCAAATTGTCAATGATGGTATCACTGTTGCCAAAGAAATTGAATTAGAAGATCCTTTAGAAAATACCGGTGCCAGATTGATCCAGGAAGTCGCATCTAAAACTAAGGATGTGGCTGGAGATGGTACTACCACCGCCACGGTTTTAGCACAAGCCTTGATTAGGGAAGGTTTGAAGAACGTGGCAGCTGGTACTAACCCTGTCAGCTTGAAGCGGGGGATTGACAAAACCATCGAGGCACTGGTAAGAGAAATTGCCAACGCAGCAAAGCCAGTAGAAGGAAGTGCGATCGCACAAGTTGCTACTGTCTCAGCTGGTAACGATGAAGAAGTCGGCAATATGCTAGCCGAAGCGATGGAGAAAGTCACCAAAGATGGTGTAATCACCGTTGAAGAATCTAAATCCCTGACAACCGAATTAGAAGTGGTTGAAGGGATGCAAATCGACAGGGGTTATATCTCTCCCTACTTCATCACCAACAACGAACGGCAGATAGTAGAATTTGAAAATGCCCGGATTCTGATTACTGACAAGAAAATCAGCAGCATCCAGGATTTAGTGCCAGTGTTGGAAAAAGTTGCCCGTTTGGGTCAACCGCTGCTGATTATTGCTGAAGATGTCGAAGGAGATGCTTTGGCAACTTTGGTGGTAAACAAAGCGCGGGGTGTGCTGGCTGTTGCTGCGATTAAAGCCCCTGGATTTGGCGATCGCCGTAAAGCTTTGTTACAAGATATTGCAATTCTCACCGACGGTCAGTTGATTTCTGAAGAAATCGGCTTAAGCCTAGATACCGCTTCTTTGGAAGCATTGGGAACTGCCCGCAAAATTGCGATCGACAAAGAAAACACCACAATTGTGGCTGGCACTAGCACTAAGCCAGAAGTGCAACAGCGCATCGGTCAAATTCGCAGACAATTGGAAGAAACCGATTCTGATTACGATAAAGAAAAACTGCAAGAACGCATTGCCAAGCTAGCTGGCGGCGTAGCAGTGATTAAAGTGGGTGCAGCCACCGAAACCGAACTCAAAGACCGCAAACTGCGAATTGAAGACGCACTGAATGCGACCAAAGCCGCTGTAGAAGAAGGTATTGTTCCTGGTGGTGGCACAACCTTAATTTACTTGATCACAAAAGTAGACGCGATTAAAAATAGCTTCGCAGACGAAGAAGAAAAGATTGGGGCAGATATTGTTAAAAGGGCGCTAGAAGCCCCCTTACGTCAAATAGCAGATAATGCTGGGGCAGAAGGTTCCGTGATTGTCTCTAAAGTCAAGGAAAGCGATTTTAACATCGGTTACAACGCTGCGACTGGAGAATTTGAGGACTTGATTGCTGCCGGCATCATTGACCCTGCCAAAGTTGTGCGTTCAGCTTTGCAAAATGCTGCTTCCATTGCTGGCTTAGTTTTAACCACCGAAGCCATTGTTGTGGAGAAACCAGAGAAGAAAGCCCCAGCTGCTGCCCCTGATATGGGCGGTATGGGCGGCATGGGCGGCATGGGTGGCATGGGCGGCATGGGTGGTATGTTCTAA
- the trxA gene encoding thioredoxin yields MATKKQFNSFEEMLSDSDLPVLVDFYAEWCGPCQMMVPILEQVNAQLHNRLRIVKIDTEKYEHLATKYKVYALPTLVLFKGGEPVDKIEGVMQAGQLVQHLQGLV; encoded by the coding sequence ATGGCTACTAAAAAACAATTCAATAGCTTTGAAGAGATGCTGTCTGATTCCGATTTACCTGTGTTGGTAGATTTTTATGCTGAATGGTGTGGGCCTTGTCAGATGATGGTACCGATTTTAGAACAAGTTAATGCTCAACTGCATAACCGACTGCGTATCGTCAAAATTGACACGGAAAAATATGAACATTTAGCAACTAAGTATAAGGTTTACGCGCTACCAACGCTAGTTCTGTTTAAGGGGGGTGAGCCTGTAGATAAAATAGAGGGAGTGATGCAAGCAGGACAGTTGGTGCAACATCTGCAAGGTTTAGTTTAA
- the rnc gene encoding ribonuclease III yields MTLVYPRRQRQLESLVRKLGLPPQAPIKWQLLDLALTHPTVSESANYEQLEFVGDAVVRLAAAVVLWENYPDCQVGDFAAIRSVLVSDRILAQLAREYGLELYLLVAGSATSDKVGQESRLADAFEAVLGALYLSTNNLDLIRPWLDSHFQRLTTEIRLDPARLNYKAALQEWTQAQFKVLPEYRVVEVNQTNRNQERFIAEVWLHGNKLGEGKGRSIKTAEQAAAKVAFLAISNQGSS; encoded by the coding sequence ATGACACTTGTTTACCCACGCCGTCAACGACAGCTCGAAAGTTTAGTCAGAAAGTTAGGTCTGCCACCACAAGCGCCCATCAAATGGCAACTGCTGGATTTGGCGCTGACTCATCCTACTGTCTCTGAATCAGCAAATTATGAACAACTAGAATTTGTCGGTGATGCAGTGGTAAGACTGGCGGCGGCTGTTGTGTTGTGGGAAAATTATCCAGATTGTCAAGTGGGAGATTTTGCAGCCATTCGTTCGGTGTTGGTGAGCGATCGCATTCTCGCCCAACTAGCAAGAGAATATGGTTTAGAATTATACTTACTCGTAGCTGGTAGTGCTACTAGTGATAAAGTTGGGCAAGAGTCAAGACTAGCAGACGCTTTTGAAGCTGTTTTGGGTGCGCTTTATCTCAGCACTAATAATTTAGACCTGATTCGCCCTTGGCTCGACTCACATTTCCAACGACTAACAACAGAAATTCGCCTCGACCCCGCTAGACTTAACTACAAAGCTGCCTTGCAAGAATGGACTCAGGCACAGTTTAAAGTTTTGCCTGAGTATCGGGTTGTAGAAGTTAATCAAACTAATCGCAATCAAGAGCGTTTCATCGCTGAAGTCTGGCTGCACGGTAACAAACTAGGTGAAGGTAAAGGACGCTCAATCAAAACTGCTGAACAAGCCGCCGCTAAAGTAGCTTTTTTAGCAATTTCTAACCAGGGAAGTTCTTGA